CGCATCACGCACTTCCTGGAAAAGCCGAGTTGGAGCGAGGTCTTCAGCGACACCGTCAACACCGGTATCTATATCCTTGAGCCCGAAGTGCTGACCCTCATCCCCTCCGAGAAGAGTTTTGACTTCAGCCGCGATCTGTTCCCGAGGCTGATGGAGGAGGGCCGCCCACTGTACGGGTATGTGGCGACCGGGTACTGGAAGGACGTGGGTGATCTGATCGAATACCGCCTTGCGCATCGAGACATTCTGGCCGGCCTGGTGAAGGCGACGCTGCCCGGAAATCTGGTGGAGGGGCTTGACAAGCCGATCTGGCTGGGAGAGGGGAGTCGCGTCGATTTCACCGCATCATTACAAGGCGGCGTTCTGATCGGTAGACACACGCAGATCGGGTCGAACGTCCACATCACCCGCAGCGTCATCGGCGACAACTGCGTCATCGAGGAGGGAGCCGTCATCGTCGGATCGGTGCTCTGGAACAATGTCTTTATCGGCTCCCGCGCCATCCTGAAGGAAAACATTGTCGGCCGGGGAAGCGAGATCAAGGCAAATGCACGCCTCTTCGAGGGCGCGTTGATCAGCGATCAGTGTAAGGTCGGCGAAGGATCAGTGGTGAAGGCCGACGTAAAGGTCTGGCCTCAGAAGGTGGTAGAGGACGGGGCTATTCTGGCCACCAGCCTGGTCTGGGGACAGAAGTGGTCGCGATCTCTGTTCGGGGCCTATGGAGTGACCGGGTTGGCGAATCTTGAGATCTCGCCGGAGTTCGCGGCCAAACTCGGGGCCTGCTTTGGGGCGACCCTTCGAATGGGTGCAATCGTCCGGACCAGTCGCGACAGTCACCAGACGTCTCATATGATCAAACGCGCGATCATCTGTGGCCTCCTCTCCGCCGGTGTTGATGTCCACGATTTCCGTGTGACACCCATCCCGGTGGTCCGATACCAAATGGGCGCTCACGGTGCGGTGAGCGGCGTACATGTCCGAAAGTCGCCCTTCGATCCTGAACTGATCGATATCAAATTCTTTGATGAGCGCGGGATGGACATCGCAACTAGTCGAGAACAGAGCATCGAACGATCCTTCTTTCGTGAAGACTTCCGGCGCGCCAAGGTCGATGAGATCGGCCGCCTCTCCCTCCCCGTGTACGACGTCGAGTATTACCAGGAGGGAATACTGAGCTTTGTCGATCGGGACGCGTTGCGCCGTCGCGGCTTCCGGATCGTTATCGACTATGCCTATGGTTCCTCCTCCGTCATCTTTCCTCAGATCCTCGGGAAGTTGGGATGTGAGGTGATCGCCCTGAACGCGTACCTGGATGAGAGTCGAATCACCAAAAGCGCGGAGGGATTCCACCGCTCGTTGCAGCAACTCTCGGATATCGTCAGAAGCCTGGGAGCTGACTTGGGAATCATGCTCGACGCCGGGGCAGAAAAGATCTTCGTTGTAGATGAGACGGGAGAGCTATTAAGCGATGATCTGGCCATGGCCCTCATGGCCCTGCTGGTCATGCGAACGCATCCTCCTGCCGTGATCGGCGTTCCGATCACCGCCAGCTCCGCGATCGAGGAGCTGGCCCGCGATCTCGGTTTTACCGTTCTCAGGACAAAAATCGCCGCACGCGCATCAACCGAAGCGGCCACCCAGGATGGCGTCATCTTCGTGGGCGACGGCCTCGGCGGTTTCATCTTCTCCCGGTTCCAACCGGCCTTTGACGGGATGCTGGCGACCCTCAAACTTCTGGAGATGTTAGCCGCCCAAGATCTCCGGCTGCATCAGCTGCTCCGAGCCATTCCTCAGCGCTTCAGATGCCACGAGCAGATCTCATGCCCCTGGGAGCGAAAGGGCGGGGCGATGCGCGCGCTCATCGCGGCCACCGCAGATGAGCAGGTCGAACTGGTGGATGGGGTAAAGGTCCATATGGGCCGTGACTGGGTGATCCTCTATCCAGACCAGGATCGGCCGTATTTCCATATCATCGCCGAGGCCAATACACTCGCACGCGCAGAGGCCCATTTGGCTAGGTATCGGGGCGTCCTTACGGACTGCATAAAGAGTAGCCTGCCGGAGGCTACCTCATGATGCCAATCCGATTCGGTACCTCCGGCTGGCGCGATATCATCGCTGACACCTTCACCTTTACCAATGTCCGACTTGTGACGCGTGCTATCGCAGAATACCTGCTCGATGAGGCCACCCATCAACCGCAGGTCGTCGTAGGATACGACACCCGTTTTCTCTCGGAAGCCTTCGCGGCTGAAGCGGCGGCGGTCTTGGCGGCTCACGGTATTCGGGTCTGGCTTACTGATCGGGATGCACCAACGCCCGTTATCGCGTACGAAGTGACCCGTCTGGGCGCAGCAGGCGGCCTGA
This genomic stretch from Candidatus Methylomirabilis sp. harbors:
- a CDS encoding mannose-1-phosphate guanyltransferase; this encodes MKAVIMAGGFGTRLRPLTTSIPKPMIPMATKPMMEHIVTLLKDHGFDDLITLLYFQPEVIERYFGDGHEFGVKMVYAAATEDYGTAGAVKNAEAFLNDTFLVISGDVLTDFDLTKAVKFHKDRGALATIVLTRVENPLQYGVVITAPDGRITHFLEKPSWSEVFSDTVNTGIYILEPEVLTLIPSEKSFDFSRDLFPRLMEEGRPLYGYVATGYWKDVGDLIEYRLAHRDILAGLVKATLPGNLVEGLDKPIWLGEGSRVDFTASLQGGVLIGRHTQIGSNVHITRSVIGDNCVIEEGAVIVGSVLWNNVFIGSRAILKENIVGRGSEIKANARLFEGALISDQCKVGEGSVVKADVKVWPQKVVEDGAILATSLVWGQKWSRSLFGAYGVTGLANLEISPEFAAKLGACFGATLRMGAIVRTSRDSHQTSHMIKRAIICGLLSAGVDVHDFRVTPIPVVRYQMGAHGAVSGVHVRKSPFDPELIDIKFFDERGMDIATSREQSIERSFFREDFRRAKVDEIGRLSLPVYDVEYYQEGILSFVDRDALRRRGFRIVIDYAYGSSSVIFPQILGKLGCEVIALNAYLDESRITKSAEGFHRSLQQLSDIVRSLGADLGIMLDAGAEKIFVVDETGELLSDDLAMALMALLVMRTHPPAVIGVPITASSAIEELARDLGFTVLRTKIAARASTEAATQDGVIFVGDGLGGFIFSRFQPAFDGMLATLKLLEMLAAQDLRLHQLLRAIPQRFRCHEQISCPWERKGGAMRALIAATADEQVELVDGVKVHMGRDWVILYPDQDRPYFHIIAEANTLARAEAHLARYRGVLTDCIKSSLPEATS